Genomic segment of Bacteroidales bacterium:
CTCAAATGCCTTTTTGTTAATTGTAGTGGCGCTATTGTTGGGTTTTGGCGCTGCCATTGGGATTTACCTGATAGAAAAGAATCGCTACAGGAAAACGATCACTCAAATTCAAAGTGTAAATCTTCAGCATGTTTACCAGTTGCATGAATTTAAACGCGTTGTAGGACTGGATAATGTGGGCCAGCAACAGGAATTGTTTTTTGTAAAAGTTGAACAGGCGCTGCCGCTTCAGGCTCAACTTTCAGAACTGGCAAGGGCACTGTCGAGACATTGTTTTTCTTATTTGCCAATTGAAGTTCAGGGAATTCAGGAATACGACGACAAAAAAGTAGCCGTGATAAACCTCAAAGAGTCCGAAGGCTTTGGGACCGTAGAAACGTGGTATGGTGCATCATGGGCACAAGGTTTTTTCCAGGGCAGTTTAGGCGGCTCTTCAACCAGCACAATCCTTATTGAATCATTTTTGCAACGCGATAACCCGTTGCCATGGATTGATGGAGTGGTTTTTCTTTATGAAGATCAAACCATAAGGCAATTTGATCATGTTGCGGCTCTTGAGCAAACGGTATTCAGGAATGACAAATAATCACAGTAAATCAGGAGCGGGATCATATTTCTTAAGCTCCAGCGTATCCCCATCAAAAACAGCATAGGTGAAATGTGTGATCCAATCGCCAAGAATCACAAGCCTGGCTTTATCGTTTATCAGAACATTTGTGGGAAGGTGGCGGTGCCCGAAGATAAAATAATCTATTTCAGGCTGATGAGAAATTTTCCGGGCTGCATACTTATATAGCATTTCTTCCTCAATGGGCGGGTTGCCGTATTTTGCTTCATTTTCATTATTGGCATATCGGCTTTTTCTTGAAAAATACAAGGCCAATCGCGTACCGAAGTCGGGATGTAACCATCTGAAAAACCACTGGTTAAAGCGGCTCCTGAAGATTTTTTTCACGAATTTATAACCTTTGTCACCTGGGCCTAGTCCATCGCCATGGGCAAGAAAAAATAATTTATTACCAAAGCGTGTAA
This window contains:
- a CDS encoding UDP-2,3-diacylglucosamine diphosphatase; the protein is MDKSTHSYQAPLTKKIYFASDFHLGVPNHEKSLRREKILVHWLDEVKDSAQSIYLMGDVFDFWFEYKTVIPKGFVRLLGKLAELVDRGIAVHLFRGNHDIWAFDYLQTEVGIQLHDGKMLTRFGNKLFFLAHGDGLGPGDKGYKFVKKIFRSRFNQWFFRWLHPDFGTRLALYFSRKSRYANNENEAKYGNPPIEEEMLYKYAARKISHQPEIDYFIFGHRHLPTNVLINDKARLVILGDWITHFTYAVFDGDTLELKKYDPAPDLL